The sequence AAATAATAAAGAGCTTGATTTTGCCGTAACCTCTTTAAAAAGCGGTCTTTTGGGGCGTTTGCCCCTTATTAGTGAGAAAGTTTATTTCTTGTGAGCGAAATTGTGCGGGTTGCCTTTATCCCCAACATAAGCGATTTTGTCGCCTAAAATGTCATAAGCTTGACCAAAGCCTTTCACAAAACGCCCTTCTTTGAAATCCAATGCGATCAAATGGAAATCTTGCATGGTGCGAATGGTTTTAATGCCCCCAGCACCGCCGGTTTTTTCAATGAAAGAATCAAACGCTTTGTCAAACTCCGCCCCTCTTTCAATAAAACGAGCGTGGGTTTTATAACGCAAGCGTTTTCTCAAAATAGCTGATTTAGCCTTGCTCTCGTCTTCTAAAAACATCACTTCCACATTGTGGGGGTTGTTTTTAAGGCCCGCAAAATGTTCAGCCACTTCGCTCACATAAATATAGTATTGTTTGCCATCGCTCATTAAAGGCGCATAAGAGCATACCACATGCCCATTAGGGTGCAAGGTCGCTAAACAAACAGAATCAAAGCTCTCTTTAAAGGCTTTAATTTCTTCTTCCACGCCTTTTAAATCATGGGTTTTTTCTACGCTTTGACACAATTCAATGATAGCGTTTTTATAGTCTTTAGGATCTTTGACTTCGTGGTTAAATTCAATCCTTAAGGTTTGATTGTGGTTATAACCAATCACAATGCCTTGAGAATCCACGCTTTTAAAGGCGACATTTTCAGCGTGATGGACTTGCC is a genomic window of Helicobacter pylori oki112 containing:
- a CDS encoding HugZ family heme oxygenase, which codes for MLNRIIEHMNAHHVEDMKGLLKKFGQVHHAENVAFKSVDSQGIVIGYNHNQTLRIEFNHEVKDPKDYKNAIIELCQSVEKTHDLKGVEEEIKAFKESFDSVCLATLHPNGHVVCSYAPLMSDGKQYYIYVSEVAEHFAGLKNNPHNVEVMFLEDESKAKSAILRKRLRYKTHARFIERGAEFDKAFDSFIEKTGGAGGIKTIRTMQDFHLIALDFKEGRFVKGFGQAYDILGDKIAYVGDKGNPHNFAHKK